The following coding sequences lie in one Prevotella nigrescens genomic window:
- a CDS encoding C10 family peptidase: MNVKQNLFVAFALLMLLPLTAGAKPRAKADMKKTAARAINLQTTLNSNKTNAPASSAARNAGQLRELKHTKAYSIFGYTHGGFAVISADDLAPELLGVSESDYTQSDNPGFNWWLKAIDEVITKAVKTNTPLTVIKPDPAKHKAEMPTMLTTTWGQQMPYNKLLPNTAKGRLLTGCVATATAQVLNYFKYPLRGIGSHTLYYPANDTNGDAIEANFGNTVYDWANMKDDYSGNYTDQEANAVATLMLHCGVASEMQYGGPNEGSGAFMKDCAEGLRTYFGFSEAEHLVRADYSSNEWMDIVFGELSNGHPLIYGGVSPGSMGQDAGHAFVLDGYNKDGLVSVNWGWNGEVNGYYKIDLLNPGTMYSFTADQDIVRGVHGTVKNLTNRTVRLPEAGVLADSIPADMRGNIGELTLTGEINGADFRVIREMAGRDYEGKFTQGSLYMLNLKGAKIVSGGGAYLKDGNLTTSDDNLPERVFYNCNSLRKLVLPDGLKTISDGTFAFCRALATIENIPANGGDNFVYNDGLFLSKNRNEIISAVPGMLKDLVVPEGMTAIHDYALAGCIGLKRIVLPASITKLGKESMAGCHSLSLIKTFAKQPPMLGKDPLLSSPTNSIILRVPIDMKKAYRGWAGLPVRNIKEFGSIVTVRNTIREYGEPNPNFGYSIRGEYLEGKPKVTCEANEKSPVGKYEIHIDYGTIADKTVQLVGGTLTVDKAMLTVSTNDVTRQEGKPNPEFVLRYRGFANGETEQVLTKLPVATTTATESSPVGEYDIIISGGEAQNYRFTYKKGKLTIATADGIEHADATLEGTPQPVYSVSGTKVGTTATLSTLPPGVYVVNKKKVVVK; the protein is encoded by the coding sequence ATGAACGTTAAACAAAACCTATTCGTAGCCTTTGCGCTACTCATGCTTCTGCCTTTGACAGCGGGAGCTAAGCCACGCGCAAAAGCCGATATGAAGAAAACTGCAGCGCGTGCAATAAACCTACAAACCACTTTAAACTCCAACAAAACAAATGCTCCTGCAAGCAGCGCAGCCCGAAATGCAGGACAGTTACGCGAGTTAAAGCATACAAAAGCCTATTCCATATTTGGATATACCCACGGCGGATTTGCCGTTATCTCGGCAGATGACCTCGCACCCGAATTGCTTGGCGTATCAGAATCGGACTATACACAAAGCGACAACCCCGGTTTCAACTGGTGGCTGAAGGCGATAGACGAGGTAATAACCAAGGCTGTAAAAACCAATACACCACTCACTGTAATAAAGCCGGACCCCGCCAAGCATAAGGCAGAGATGCCAACGATGCTTACAACGACCTGGGGACAGCAGATGCCGTACAACAAATTGCTGCCCAACACGGCAAAAGGACGATTGCTTACAGGGTGTGTGGCAACGGCAACGGCACAGGTGCTGAACTATTTTAAATACCCGTTGCGAGGCATTGGCTCGCATACTCTGTACTATCCAGCCAACGATACCAATGGAGATGCAATCGAAGCGAACTTCGGAAACACCGTTTACGACTGGGCAAACATGAAAGACGACTACAGCGGAAACTATACAGACCAAGAGGCTAACGCCGTTGCTACACTTATGTTGCACTGTGGTGTAGCATCGGAAATGCAATATGGCGGGCCGAACGAGGGCAGTGGAGCTTTCATGAAAGACTGTGCCGAAGGCTTACGCACCTACTTCGGATTTTCAGAAGCAGAACATTTGGTTCGTGCAGACTATTCTTCTAATGAATGGATGGACATTGTTTTCGGAGAATTATCGAACGGACACCCACTCATTTACGGCGGTGTCAGTCCAGGGTCAATGGGACAAGACGCCGGACACGCCTTTGTTTTAGATGGCTATAACAAGGACGGCTTGGTGAGCGTGAACTGGGGTTGGAACGGCGAAGTGAACGGTTACTACAAGATAGACCTGCTTAATCCGGGCACAATGTATTCTTTTACTGCCGACCAAGACATAGTAAGAGGTGTGCACGGAACGGTCAAGAACCTGACAAACCGCACCGTCCGTTTGCCTGAAGCTGGCGTTTTGGCTGACAGCATTCCTGCTGACATGCGCGGAAACATAGGTGAACTTACATTGACAGGAGAAATAAACGGAGCCGATTTCCGTGTTATCCGCGAGATGGCAGGCCGCGATTACGAGGGAAAATTCACACAAGGGTCGCTCTATATGCTCAATCTTAAAGGCGCAAAGATAGTAAGTGGTGGTGGAGCATACCTGAAAGACGGTAACCTGACCACCTCTGACGACAACCTTCCGGAGCGTGTCTTCTACAATTGCAATAGCTTACGCAAGCTCGTTCTGCCCGATGGACTGAAGACAATCTCCGATGGCACGTTCGCATTCTGCCGTGCTTTGGCAACAATAGAGAACATTCCGGCTAACGGAGGCGACAATTTTGTTTACAACGATGGACTGTTCTTGAGCAAAAACCGCAACGAAATCATTAGTGCTGTACCAGGAATGTTAAAAGACCTTGTGGTTCCTGAAGGCATGACCGCCATTCACGACTATGCGCTTGCAGGCTGCATAGGACTTAAACGTATTGTCTTGCCAGCCTCAATCACTAAGTTAGGCAAAGAGAGCATGGCTGGTTGCCACAGCTTGAGCCTTATAAAGACATTTGCAAAACAGCCTCCAATGCTGGGAAAAGACCCACTTCTAAGCAGTCCAACCAACAGTATCATCTTGCGAGTACCCATCGATATGAAGAAAGCATACCGCGGATGGGCTGGTCTTCCCGTTAGAAACATCAAAGAGTTCGGCAGCATTGTAACGGTGCGCAATACCATTCGCGAATACGGAGAGCCTAATCCGAACTTCGGATACAGCATTCGTGGCGAGTATTTAGAGGGCAAACCAAAAGTTACTTGCGAAGCCAACGAGAAGTCGCCTGTTGGCAAATACGAAATCCATATAGACTATGGTACCATCGCAGACAAGACAGTTCAGCTTGTAGGAGGTACGCTGACGGTAGACAAGGCAATGCTTACTGTCAGCACCAATGACGTTACACGCCAGGAAGGAAAGCCTAATCCGGAGTTCGTACTTCGCTATAGAGGCTTTGCAAATGGCGAGACCGAGCAGGTGCTTACCAAACTTCCAGTTGCCACAACCACTGCCACCGAGAGCAGTCCGGTAGGCGAATACGACATTATAATAAGTGGGGGAGAGGCTCAGAACTACAGATTTACCTACAAAAAGGGTAAGCTTACCATTGCCACTGCAGACGGAATAGAGCACGCCGATGCAACCCTTGAAGGCACTCCGCAGCCTGTTTACTCTGTATCGGGCACGAAGGTGGGCACTACTGCCACTCTTTCTACGCTTCCTCCAGGCGTGTATGTAGTGAACAAGAAGAAGGTTGTAGTGAAGTAA